The nucleotide window TTGTACTCCTAAATAAATCTTCGCAATAGTTCTGGTAATTTTTCTAGTCACAAAATTTTCGCCTCTTCTGGGACTTtcatgattaaataaaataccatTACATGCATATAAACCATAAGCTTCTCGGTAATTTATAACAATCCAGTAACTATATATTTTGGCACAAGCTGTCAATTGAAATTCATAATTAGCAAATGTACAGTAagtacatttataatttagggaattagttaaaaattttaattagaaaaaaagtacTGTTAAATATTGATCGTACCATACGGTGAACGTGGATAAAAAGGTGTCGATTCATTTTGTGGTGCTGATGCATCTCTACCACCATAAAGCTCGGATGTTGAtgcttgataaaatttaacttttttttcaagtccacATGTTCTTATTGCGTCTAATAGTCTAACGGTACCAATAGCATCAACTTCACCGGTGTATTCACTCAGTTCAAAGCTCACctaaaagaaagaaaaaaaaaaacattttttattaatgggtaaagataataaaaacaaatttcaattgattgattataaatttgtttgacACAAAACCTTAACGTGACTTTGAGCAGCaagattataaatttcagTTGGCTGAACAGCagcaataacttttattaaactgctcgAATCAGTCATATCACCCCAATgtagtttcattttttcttgtttATGACTTTTAGGATCAGCATAAAGATGTTGGATCCTAGTAGTATTAAACGAACTAGCTCTTCTTATAATACCATGTACTTCATATCCTTTCTCTAGTAA belongs to Cotesia glomerata isolate CgM1 unplaced genomic scaffold, MPM_Cglom_v2.3 scaffold_341, whole genome shotgun sequence and includes:
- the LOC123274436 gene encoding GDP-mannose 4,6 dehydratase; protein product: MATGEKRIALITGITGQDGSYLAEFLLEKGYEVHGIIRRASSFNTTRIQHLYADPKSHKQEKMKLHWGDMTDSSSLIKVIAAVQPTEIYNLAAQSHVKVSFELSEYTGEVDAIGTVRLLDAIRTCGLEKKVKFYQASTSELYGGRDASAPQNESTPFYPRSPYACAKIYSYWIVINYREAYGLYACNGILFNHESPRRGENFVTRKITRTIAKIYLGVQDVLELGNLNAKRDWGHAKDYVKAMWMMLQQENPEDYVIATGESHSVREFVELAFQHVNINIIWEGTGVDEVGRDKNSGKVLVRVNSRYFRPTEVGMLLGDASKAKMKLGWEPSVSFKELVQDMMNADLALMKKDPTA